DNA from Pajaroellobacter abortibovis:
CTGTTACGTGGTGCACCGGCTTTCTCCGATACGGATTGGTAGAATTGTAGAGGTGGAGGCATATCGAGGGCCAGACGATGCTGCCTGTCATGCGCGTGTAGGGTTGACCAAGCGAACAAAAACTTTGTTGGGAGAGGAAGGTCATGCTTATATATTCCGTATCTATGGAATGTATGATTGTTTAAATGTTGTATGCGGCAGTAAAGGTTGGGGGCATGCGGTATTAATTCGTGGAGTAGAACCTGTGTTGGGATTTCCAGAAGGGAAACGTACGGATGGTCCGGGGAGGGTCTGTAACGCCCTCGGAATTACTAAGGATGATGATGGGTGCACTCTTGTTGGAGAGGCTCTCTACCTCCTGCCCCGTACCTCCTCTCCTGTGATTCAGACAAGCGCGCGGGTAGGCGTTGCCTATGCAGGTGCGTATGCAGAGCAGCCCTGGAGATTTTTGGATGCCTCGAGCCCCCATGTTTCTCGTCCCCCTTCACGGATGATCGGGCTTGGAAATCAAACGGGTGAAAATCGAAGCAACACTAACCCTTTTAGGCTATGAGTATCTCGCTAGTGGGATTTCCTCTTTCTCATTATAGAATTAGACTTGAGAATATCCGATTTCGGGCCAATCACGGGGCGTTAGCTCCAGAGCGCCAATTGCTGCAAGATTTTCTTGTTACCGTGGAGATGCATCTTCCCGCTACGCATTTGGTGCAATCGAATAATCAGCTCGAGGTGTTTGATTATAGCTCCATCGCGGATATGGTGGTGAAAGAAGGTACAAAGCAAACTTACCATTTTCTTGAGGCAGTGGCTCAATCCGTCATCAACCGTATTTTTCGGGATACTCCTGCCATTCAAGTGCGTGTGGCGGTTACGAAGCTTCAACCTCCTACAAAGCATAGCGTGGATGCAGTGACTGTGGAGCTGATTGCGGATCAATCACTTACCAATCCATAAACTTTCTCAGAGGGGAGGTTGCTTAAAAGACTAGTAAGTAAAATGTCTCATTGAAGAGGTAAAAACGGGGCAGAAGAAAAGGAGGAATCCTTTTCTTCTAGGGGTAGGGGTGTAGCTTGTTATGAGCATGGGGGATTTACTCGCTAGATTCGAAGTCCGAATGTTGTCTTTTGTTGGAGATGCGATGTGAAGAGCTAGAAGGGCTACTTTCCGAGCACGATGGAGAGGCGTGAACGAACCTATCCAACAGTACTTCTCCTTTTTTTGCTATATA
Protein-coding regions in this window:
- a CDS encoding DNA-3-methyladenine glycosylase: MKLGNSNARISFYPLVRYRLPRSFYACDALELAPKLIGCYVVHRLSPIRIGRIVEVEAYRGPDDAACHARVGLTKRTKTLLGEEGHAYIFRIYGMYDCLNVVCGSKGWGHAVLIRGVEPVLGFPEGKRTDGPGRVCNALGITKDDDGCTLVGEALYLLPRTSSPVIQTSARVGVAYAGAYAEQPWRFLDASSPHVSRPPSRMIGLGNQTGENRSNTNPFRL
- a CDS encoding dihydroneopterin aldolase, which translates into the protein MSISLVGFPLSHYRIRLENIRFRANHGALAPERQLLQDFLVTVEMHLPATHLVQSNNQLEVFDYSSIADMVVKEGTKQTYHFLEAVAQSVINRIFRDTPAIQVRVAVTKLQPPTKHSVDAVTVELIADQSLTNP